The sequence below is a genomic window from Pyrobaculum sp. 3827-6.
CGTCTACACGGCGTATGTAATACTTAAAATGTATGTAATGTAATACTTAAAAAGTACGAAATTCCGAGACATGTATGAGGAAGGCGGTTGTAGTAGGTATGGCCTCCGCTCTTTTCCTCGTGGGGATATTGGCGGTTTACTTCCTAGCCTTCACACCCCCGAAGGAAAGTCCTACGCCGCCTCTACCCCCTTCTGTAAACAAGACAGAAACTCCCAAAGCCACGCCTAGAGAGCCCGGGTTGAGGCTTGTCTGGGCGTCTCCGCCTCTAATTGACAGGGATAAGCTGATAGAGGGAGGTTTCTACTTCAGGGCGTGGGACTGGTGGTGGGGATACGTGAGGGGGATGGTTATGGTATCCCCCGACGGGAGGTATATAGTGGTGGCTACACAAACGGGGGAGATCTATATATTCTCCCCCAACGGCACTGTAATCAAGAAATTCGAATACGGGGTCGGGAGGGTGCCCTACTGGTCTATGGCCTTCTCGCCTGACGGGAGGTACTTGGCCGTGGGGATTTCTTCGCGGGAGGGGGAGGTTGTGATATACAACACCTCTAGCTGGAGGGAGGTGGCTATTATTAAACTGGCTCAGTACCTCTTAGGCCTATCAAACGCGACAGAGGCCACAATAACAAAACAGCCGTGGCTTGGCGTGTACCCCAAAGATATTGTGTTTTACGGGGGCCGTATCTATATCTTGGCCACAGAGGCAGTTGTCGACCCGGCGACGCAGACACATGCATCTACAAGAGTTGTTTACGACCTAGTAAAGTTTTACCCGGAGCTTAGGGATCGTCTAAACGTCACTAAGTACATCGTTTCTAGGTTTACCAGCATCTCCACGGCGAGGATCCTCGCCGTGAAGACGGGTAGCTGGGCTGTTGAGTGGGCTTGGCCTGAGGATGGGCCGGCCTACACATACATATCGACTATAGAAGTCGCCGACGGCTATCTGGCGACTGGCACCGGGGGCCCGCCTGGCTACACAGATCCCAGGGGGAGGTGGATTACGGGGGTGTTGTATGTGTTGAACGCCTCCAGTGGGAAGTTGGTGTACAAATTCGCGCCCCCGCCGCTGGTGCCTTACTTCAACTACACCTACGTGAGGGACGTCTATTTCACGCCGGGCGGGAGGTTGGTGGTTGTGTTTAGAGAGGGGGTGTACTGCCTAGATCACGTCAAGTCCGCGAAGGCGGGGAGTCCGGTGGTCTTGTGGTTCGCCTCTGTGATGTCGCCAATCCCGTCGCAAGCGGTTCTCCTGCCCCGCGAGGGGGGCGGCGCCGCGAGGGTTGTATCATCCTACATCTACACTTCAAACGGTCTCGCCGGGGTTGTTGGGGACAGGTTGTTGATTTTCACCTCGGGTACTCACTCCACATACGCCCCGCCTACGGCCGTTGCGAAGCCGCTGGTTCAACACCCCAACCAGACGAAGCTCTTCGTGCTCAACCTAACCACTGGTAGGTTACTGTATGTAGAGAAGTTCAACGGCTTGTTGCTATACGGGAAGAAGTATCCCTTCGGTATCTCTGGTTGCGTAATTTTCGTCCCTGCAGGGCATGACTGGGTCACGTCAGACGTCTCTCTCGCCGGCGTGTACGCCATAGATATCTGTAGACACGTTCAGCTGGCGAGGTTTTTAACTGTGCCGAAGTACGGCGTCCCGCTGGATCTAGACGTCTATGGCAACAGAGTGTACGTCCTCACGGCCCCAATAAACGCGGCATCTAGCGACTTGGAGCCAGCTAGAATTGTGGGTGAGTATAGACTACTGGTTTTGGAATTCGAACAATGACGAACGTTGTCGCTGGCCGGACTCGCGCCAGGTTTGACGCACACCGCGGGGTATGAAGGTGTTGATTATCGCCACATCGGCGGAGTGGGCCCAAAACGTAGCGCTGGCTGTTAGGAGGATTAGGGAAAGGCTGGGGCCTGTCCTCGCGGTGAGGTATAGAAGAGCCGAGTCGGCGCCGCCAGATGTTTTGAAGAGAGATGTGGAGTGGAGCGACGTGGTTCTTGTAGATGTGAGAGGCGGGTTGGGGCCTTTGGAGGAGTTGCTGAGGGGGGAGAAGACGGTGTTTGGCCTCGTGGGGAGTAGCATGGCCTTGACACGGGTTGGTGGTTTCAAGATGCCGAGTGAGGCTTTCGACAGGTCTGATGTTCCTAAGCCGCCGCCTCAATTCGTAACTGACATAGTCAAGGGCTTGGGTTCTCTTGTGCCGGTTGGCGTGTTGAAACACATGAAGAACTGGGCTCTCGCCGTCGAGTACTGGACCTACGGTGGCGTTGAGAATCTCGAGAATCTCTTCTTAATGCTATTGAGGGAGTACGGGGGGCATTCGGTCGACTACAGCCCGCCAGTTAAGATCGAGGATCCCTATATCTACGACCCAGACGTTGGCCCGCTCTACGGCCTCCCGCCTCTCGATCCCGGAAAGCCTACGGTGGGGGTCTTGATCTACTCCAGGGGCCATAGGCCGTCGGCGGAGAGGCTGGTGAAGAGGCTGAAGGAGCTCTCCGTGATCTACGGCTTTAACTTACTGCCCGTTGCCTCCTGGGCTGCGGACAATCTCCATGCCATGGAGAAGTTTTTCACAAAGGGAGGTGTCCCCGTCGTCGATGTTGTTCTCTGGAATCAATGGTTTAGGATAAACGGCGGGCCTTATATGCTCGACCCCAGGAAGACTATTGAGTTGTTGAAGAGACTTAACGTCCCCGTGCTAAACGCCGCGAGGCTTAACTACACCGACGTGGATAGGTGGAGGCAGATAGAGGAAGGCGCGACGCCTGTGGAGC
It includes:
- a CDS encoding WD40 repeat domain-containing protein yields the protein MRKAVVVGMASALFLVGILAVYFLAFTPPKESPTPPLPPSVNKTETPKATPREPGLRLVWASPPLIDRDKLIEGGFYFRAWDWWWGYVRGMVMVSPDGRYIVVATQTGEIYIFSPNGTVIKKFEYGVGRVPYWSMAFSPDGRYLAVGISSREGEVVIYNTSSWREVAIIKLAQYLLGLSNATEATITKQPWLGVYPKDIVFYGGRIYILATEAVVDPATQTHASTRVVYDLVKFYPELRDRLNVTKYIVSRFTSISTARILAVKTGSWAVEWAWPEDGPAYTYISTIEVADGYLATGTGGPPGYTDPRGRWITGVLYVLNASSGKLVYKFAPPPLVPYFNYTYVRDVYFTPGGRLVVVFREGVYCLDHVKSAKAGSPVVLWFASVMSPIPSQAVLLPREGGGAARVVSSYIYTSNGLAGVVGDRLLIFTSGTHSTYAPPTAVAKPLVQHPNQTKLFVLNLTTGRLLYVEKFNGLLLYGKKYPFGISGCVIFVPAGHDWVTSDVSLAGVYAIDICRHVQLARFLTVPKYGVPLDLDVYGNRVYVLTAPINAASSDLEPARIVGEYRLLVLEFEQ